A portion of the Rhinolophus sinicus isolate RSC01 linkage group LG03, ASM3656204v1, whole genome shotgun sequence genome contains these proteins:
- the HACD3 gene encoding very-long-chain (3R)-3-hydroxyacyl-CoA dehydratase 3 translates to MENQVLTPHVYWAQRHRELYLRVELSDVQNPAISITENVLHFKAQGHGAKGDNVYEFHLEFLDLVKPEPAYKLTQRQVNITVQKKVSQWWERLTKQEKRPLFLAPDFDRWLDESDAEMELRAKEEERLNKLRLESQGSPETLISLKKGYLFMYNLVQFLGFSWMFVNMTVRFFILGKESFYDTFHTMADMMYFCQMLSVVETINAAIGVTKSPVMPSLIQLLGRNFILFIIFGTMEEMQSKAVVFFVFYTWSTVEIFRYPFYMLYCLDMDWKVLTWLRYTVWIPLYPLGCLAEAVSVIQSIPVFNETGRFSFTLPYPVKIKVRFSFFLQIYLILLFLGLYINFRHLYKQRRRRYGQKKKKIN, encoded by the exons TGCAG AATCCTGCCATCAGCATCACTGAAAATGTGCTTCATTTCAAAG ctcAGGGACATGGTGCCAAAGGAGACAATGTCTATGAATTTCACCTGGAGTTCTTAGACCTGGTGAAGCCAGAG CCGGCTTACAAACTGACCCAGAGGCAGGTAAACATCACAGTGCAGAAGAAGGTGAGTCAATGGTGGGAGAGACTCACCAAGCAGGAGAAGCGCCCACTGTTTTTGGCCCCTGACTTTGATCGATGGCTGGATGAATCTGATGCGGAAATGGAGCTCAGAGCCAAG GAAGAAGAGCGCCTCAATAAACTCAGACTTGAAAGCCAAGGCTCCCCGGAAA CTCTTATAAGCTTGAAGAAAGGATACCTGTTCATGTATAATCTTGTACAGTTCTTGGGATTCTCCTGGATGTTTGTCAACATGACTGTGCGGTTCTTTATCTTGGGAAAAG AGTCCTTCTACGACACATTCCACACCATGGCTGACATGATGTATTTCTGCCAGATGCTGTCAGTTGTGGAAACTATCAATGCAGCAATTGGAGTCACTAAGTCACCAGTGATGCCTTCTCTTATCCAG CTTCTTGgaagaaatttcattttgtttatcatcTTTGGCACCATGGAAGAAATGCAAAGCAAAgctgtggttttctttgtgttttatacctggagcACAGTTGAAATTTTCAG GTACCCCTTCTACATGCTTTACTGCCTTGACATGGATTGGAAGGTGCTCACATGGCTTCGTTACACTGTGTGGATTCCTCTGTATCCTCTGGGATGTTTGGCAGAAG CTGTCTCAGTGATCCAATCCATTCCAGTATTCAATGAAACAGGAAGATTCAGTTTCACTTTGCCATATCCAGTGAAAATCAAagttagattttccttttttcttcagatttatcttatattattatttttag gattatACATAAATTTCCGTCACCTTTATAAGCAGCGCAGGCGGCGCtatggacaaaaaaagaaaaagatcaactGA